The nucleotide window GTCGTCAAGCTAACGCCTGATGGTTCTCAGTTGACCTGGGGCGCGTTCGTGGGGGTTGGCAGGCTCTGCCGAGAGCTTTCAATCGACGACGACGGCGAGGTCTACGTTGCCCTGCACTACTTGGGCCACGGCCCCTTGCCACCGGAAAAGTGGTTCGCCAACGCCTACCAAAACAAGCCAATCGGGGGCGTCGATATCGGCGCGGTGAAGATCGCCGCCGATGGCTCTCAGGTTCGCTGGGCCACGTGGTTTGGCGGATCGGCCGATGAGGTCAGCAACTGCGGCCTCCGCCTCGACGGCGACAAGAACGTTTATTTAAACTTCACCACCAATTCCGACGATGTCCCCACCACCGAAGGTGCCCATGATCGCACCTACAACGGCAACGGCGACGCGTTCCTCGCGAAGCTTTCGCCCGACGGCAGCCGCCTGATCTACGGCACCTACTTCGGCGGCCAAGAGCACGAAGAAGGCAACAGCACCCACAACCTGGCCATCGACGGCGAAGCAAATGCGTACCTGCTCAACTCGACCACCGGCAACGACATGCCAGTCACGCCCGGTGCCTTGCAAAGCCAACCAGCCGGACAGCGCGACATCGTTGTCAGCAAGTTCAGCCCCTCTGGTGCCTTGCTGCAGTGCACTTACCTGGGCGGCAGCGGCAACGAAGAAGCCGAAGGGATCTACGCAAACGCCCAAGGTGAAGTCGCCTTCGTAGGCAGCACCGACTCGACCAACTTCCCGATATCAGAGCAGGCCATCCAGACCCAAAAAAGCAAATCACACGACGCGTTCGCGGTGGTCCTGTCACCTGACTTCAGCCAGCTTAACTACAGCACCTACCTCGGCGGCGAAAACTACGACTATGGCCGAGCGAGCTATTTCGATGCCACCGGAGCGATCTACCTAACCGGCTCGATCAACGGCCCCGGCTGGCCAGTGCTCAATTCCCACCAAAAAGATTTCGCCGGAGGCGGTGGCGGAAAAGAGCTTTGCTACGAAGGGGGATGCCACGCCGGAGATGTGATTTTGACGC belongs to Bremerella alba and includes:
- a CDS encoding SBBP repeat-containing protein; this encodes MKQTLLILSRALFALCFFLCLAASTLLGSPYKIAFSTYLGGSDWEHARDVFVDDSGNVYIVGGTQSPNFPVTEGAFQTKHDMTGNKVGSGGYCDAFVAKFRPDGSLAWSTLLGGPNYDRAYAVEVDKSGNVYVSGRGGPGFPTTAGAFQTEFRGSDEGIYGMQNAFVVKLTPDGSQLTWGAFVGVGRLCRELSIDDDGEVYVALHYLGHGPLPPEKWFANAYQNKPIGGVDIGAVKIAADGSQVRWATWFGGSADEVSNCGLRLDGDKNVYLNFTTNSDDVPTTEGAHDRTYNGNGDAFLAKLSPDGSRLIYGTYFGGQEHEEGNSTHNLAIDGEANAYLLNSTTGNDMPVTPGALQSQPAGQRDIVVSKFSPSGALLQCTYLGGSGNEEAEGIYANAQGEVAFVGSTDSTNFPISEQAIQTQKSKSHDAFAVVLSPDFSQLNYSTYLGGENYDYGRASYFDATGAIYLTGSINGPGWPVLNSHQKDFAGGGGGKELCYEGGCHAGDVILTRLVK